The Brachyspira hyodysenteriae ATCC 27164 sequence GTGCCAAATTCTCTTCTATACCCATATTAGAAGCGGTACCAACCATAGGGTCTTGGAAAACTCTGCCGAAAAGTCCTGCCCTTGCATACTCTTTCTTATCTGTAATATCTACTCCGTCAACTGATATAGTACCATAATCAACTTCATAAACACCAGCAATCAAATTGAGAAGAGTGGATTTTCCTGCTCCGTTTCCACCTATAACTGTTACAAAATCTCCGTCATTTAATTTAAGATTAACACCTTTAATGGCTTTTTTCTCTGTGATAGTGCCTCTATTGAATGTTTTATAAACTTCTTTTAATTCTAACATAAACTCCCCCAATTATTATTTTCTTTTTCCGCCTACTACTCTTGTAACTTTTCTATTAATTACAGGCACTGAAAGAGCAATTGCAACTATTATAGCAGTAAGAAGTTTTAAATCTGTAGCCTTTAATCCCAATTGAAGAACTATAGCTATTATTATTCTATATATTATAGAACCCATTACAACAGAAGCAAGTTTATACCAGAATGAGAATCTGTTTCCAAACACAACCTCCCCTATTATAACAGAAGCAAGTCCTATAACTATAGTACCAGTTCCCATACCTACATCAGCATATCCCTGACTCTGAGTAACCAAAGCACCGGATAAAGCAACCAAAGCATTTGATATCATAAGTCCTATTATTTTCATAACATTAGTATCAACACCTAATGCCCTAATCATTCTTTCATTATTACCAGTAGCCCTTATAGCACATCCCATTTCTGTACCGAAAAACCAATACATCAAAGCTATGATTATTACAGAGAATATAAATCCTACAAGTAAATCTGATAATACTTTACTTAATGAAAGCATATTTTGAATAATAGTTAAAGAAGTATCCATTCCCAAAAGCGGTATATTAGGTCTGTTTCCCATAACTCTAATATTAATAGAATATAATGCAATCATTGTAAGAATTCCAGCTAATATTCCTGGGATCTGCAATTTAGTATTTAAAAAACCTGTTGCAAATCCAGCCAAAGAACCTGCCAAAAAAGCAAAAAACAAAGTTATAAAAGGATTCATACCATTCGATATAAGTATTGCACTTACTGCACCGCCTAAAGCAAAACTTCCATCAACAGTCAAATCTGGGAAATCCAAAACCTTAAATGTAATATAAACACCTAGAGTCATTATTCCCCAAATGATA is a genomic window containing:
- a CDS encoding ABC transporter permease is translated as MEGIFLAIEGAASQGIIWGIMTLGVYITFKVLDFPDLTVDGSFALGGAVSAILISNGMNPFITLFFAFLAGSLAGFATGFLNTKLQIPGILAGILTMIALYSINIRVMGNRPNIPLLGMDTSLTIIQNMLSLSKVLSDLLVGFIFSVIIIALMYWFFGTEMGCAIRATGNNERMIRALGVDTNVMKIIGLMISNALVALSGALVTQSQGYADVGMGTGTIVIGLASVIIGEVVFGNRFSFWYKLASVVMGSIIYRIIIAIVLQLGLKATDLKLLTAIIVAIALSVPVINRKVTRVVGGKRK